The Chloroflexi bacterium ADurb.Bin180 sequence AGGGCCTGCTGCATATCGTAGTAGGTGTCCACACGGTTCTTGCCGGCGCTAAAGGTCACAAAGTTGTCGCCGCCCGTGGCCAAAAAGTTGTTGGTCACTACGCGGTAAGTCTTCTTATAGTCCAGCAGGGCTCCGCCAACCTTGACACCGTAGGCGCCCCAGGCAGTGGGATTCGGCGAGTTCTCCTTGTTGTAGTAGAAGAACTCGACGCCCGCGACCTGCAGATGGCCCTTGTACAGCGTGGCCGACTGATCCAGCAGCTTTTGGATCTGATAGCCGGTCAGGTCCATCACGAACAGGGTGTTGGCAAAGGGCAGCACGCTAAAGGTCTGGCCCCAGGTAAGCGGAGCAGGCAGCGGGGTGCCGTCCGGGAGGGGCAGGTCGGCGCGCAGGCCGCCAGCGTTGGTGAAGGCCACCTGCACCGAGCCGTTGACCTCACCGTCGTCGTACTCGTCGGCCTTCCACAGCATGCTGTCCGCGACCAGGTCGCCGATGTTGGACTCGGCGTTATAGTCGCGGATCAGGCTGACGTTGGTGGTGCCAACCGGCTGAGCCATGATCGGCGCGACGACGCCCTTCCAGTAGGCGACACGAGCGGCCACATCCGGGTCGGCCGGCAGGGTATTGTTGATGGTGATCGCCTGGAAGGCATCGACCGTCAGCTTTTTGGTGGCAGGATCAATCGTCGCCGTGACGCGGCCCAGGTTCCGGCCAGCATAGTAGGCCTCGACGATTCTGGTGCCGCCAACCACGATCGGGGTAGTAATCTGCTCGTGCTGGTGGCCGCCGATCATCAGGTCGACTGGCTTTCCGGCGTTGATCAGTTCCTGGGCGATCGTCTTGAGGCCCTTGTAGGGACCGCTGTCGTTCGTGCCGACGTGCGCCAGCACGATCAAGGCATCGGCCTGGGCCATCACTTCATCATAGTAATGCAGCACGGCCGCAGTGGGATCCTTAAAGACGATACCGTCGGTAGTGCCCTTGAGGGTCACGACCGGCGTCTCGTCCGTGCTCAGGCCGATGATGCCCAGCTTGACCTGATCGCCCACGGGGCCGACGTTCAGAATGGTGTAGGGCTGCACCCAGGCGGGATGATCCCACTCTGTGCCTTCGACCACGACGTTGGCGCCGACCCAGGGATAGCCGGACTGGGCGGTGCGCTCGGCAAGGACGGTCTGGCCCTTGTCGAACTCGTGGTTACCGTAGCAGCCCACCTGATAGCCCATCATCGTGAAGACGTCGATGGCGCTCTCGCCCATCGTCAGGGCCGAGATAGGGGCTCCGCCAAAATAAACATCGCCGGCGTCGATCAGTGCCACGTTGGCCGCGCCTACTTCCGCGCGAATGGCATTGATCTTGCCGGCGAGGTACGCCGCACCTCCACGGCCGCTGGAGTCGGGCTCCAGGTTGCCGTGAAAGTCATTGGTATGCAAGATAGTGATCTGCTTGACTGCCGACGCTTCGCCATGCGTGGGGAGGGCACCCACCAGCGTGGATACCAGCATGGCGAGGGTAAGGAGAATCGCCAGCACTCTCTTCTTGGAACTCGACACTTTGCTTCCTCCTTTGGGGTTTGAAACAGACGAACGCGAACACCCAGTGTCAAGAGTCGGAACCAGGGAGCCTGTGACCACCTCCTTCCCTACGCTCTCGTCGAGCGTGGAATGCACGCTCGGTTGCAAAGACAAAAAGCTGCGAGGGACCGCCCGAGCGAGGTTAGCCGGGCGACCTTGCCAAGCCAATTGCCATTATAACCGCAGCCCCGAAAAATGCAAGCAGCGGCGGTTTTGTCGTGGCGACAATGAAGGCGTAGAATGGCATCTATGGTCGACCCACAAGACATGTCGGAAGACAACGCTCGACAATACTCGCCACCGCCGAGGCCCATGCTCTCCCTGGCCGGCGCGGCCCTGCGCGAGCTGATCCTGACCCTGCTGCCCGCCCTGGTGCTGGTGCTGTTCATCAACGTCTATGTGGCCGAGGCGGCCCTGGTCGAGGAAGGCCCCAGCATGCAGCCCAACCTCTACCGCGGCGATCGGGTGATGACAGAAAAAGTCTCCTACCGGCTGCACGAGCCGCAGCGCGGCGACGTGGTGGTGGTCAGCCGGCCGGCGGGGGAAAAATCGCTCATCAAGCGCGTGATCGGCCTGCCAGGGGAAGTGATCGAGGTGCGCGACGGCCACGCTTTCATCGATGGCCTGCCGCTGGAAGAACCCTACGTGACCTACTTTGGCGGCCCGAGTTACCCGCCCACGCGTATCCCGGAAGACTGTGTCTTTGTGATGGGCGACAACCGCCCCAACTCGCGCGACTCGCGCCACATCGGCCCCGTACCCATCGACACCATTCGCGGCCACGCGCTGTTCATCTACTGGCCGCTGCAGCGCGTTCAGGAAGTGCCCTGATCTAGTCCCCGATCTTGACCGCCGCCGGCAGGTCGATGGTGAAGGTGGTCCCCTGGTCGGGCTGGCTCTCCACCTGGATCTGACCGCCCTGCGCCTGCACCAATTGCCGCGCGATGGCCAGCCCCAGTCCGGTGCCCTCGCCGTGCCCGCCATCCTTGCCGCGCCAGAACCGGTCGAACAAAAAGGGCAGGTCCTGCTCCGGAATGCCCCGGCCCGTGTCGGTCACC is a genomic window containing:
- the sipP gene encoding Signal peptidase I P — encoded protein: MLSLAGAALRELILTLLPALVLVLFINVYVAEAALVEEGPSMQPNLYRGDRVMTEKVSYRLHEPQRGDVVVVSRPAGEKSLIKRVIGLPGEVIEVRDGHAFIDGLPLEEPYVTYFGGPSYPPTRIPEDCVFVMGDNRPNSRDSRHIGPVPIDTIRGHALFIYWPLQRVQEVP